GCTTCGCGCGCTTCGTCGAGAGGGCGATCAGCAGCGCACCGGCGAGCGAGAAGAGGAGCGACACCAGGTAGACGTGCTGGCCGTCGAAGCACCAGATGGCCGTCGCGGCGCCCAGGGCGGCCATCTGGCCAATCCCGAGGTCGGTGAAGATGATGCCGCGCTCGATGATGTGCAGCCCATAGTAGGAATGGATGCCGAGCAGGACGACCGAGAGCAAGAAGGCGCCAAAGAGCACGTCGATCATGGCAGCGCCCTCGCGAGCAGCGTGTCATAGAGGCCGAAGAGGTCCTGCACGCCGGGAACGGCGCCCAGGTCATGCGGCAAGACGGCCCAGCGCGCCGACAGCTTCTTCGCCAGGCCGGCGGGCGAGGACTGCTCGTGATAGGCGTCGGCGGCGATCAGGTGGACCGTGCCGGAGCCATTCGCCTCGATCAGCTCCGCGAGGTGCCTGCTGGTCGGTGGAATGCCGGGCTTCGGCTCCAGTTCGCCGACGATTATCATGCCCGTGCGTCCGGCGAAGTAATTGAAGAGTCGGTGGTACTGGAGCAGCTTCTGGCCGCGCAACGGCGCGGCGCGCCGGTCCCAGGCCGCCGACCGCGGCCTCCAGCGCGACAGAAAGGCCTCGAGGTTCTGCTGATAGCCCGCCGCCCCCGCGCGGTCGATGCGGCCGAGCGCCTCGGCGATCGCCCGCGCCAGCGCCGGCACGTTATGCCAGTCGAGGATGAAGTGCGGATTGCCCTCTGGATGGACGTCGCCCTCGGATCGGCTCAGGGAGCGGGGCTTGTCGATCAGCGCGACAGACGCGGATAGATCGAGGAAGCCGGGAGCGCTAGGCAGAATCCGGGGGTTGCTGGCCTGGCGGATCAGCGGCGGGATGAAGCCGATCTCGAGCGACGCGCCGTTGATGATCAGCAGGTCGGCCTGGCGCAGCTTGCCGATGAAGGAGGGCCGCGGCACCACGAAATGCGGATCCTCGTCGCCCTTGGCGAGCACGGCGACCTCGCTTCGCTCGCGCGCGATCTCCCGCACCAACGACGCCACGTAGGGATAGCTGACGACGATCTTGCGCTTGGCCTGGGCGGAGCCTGCGTGGGCGAAGCCGACCACCGCAGCGGCCAGCACGCCGATCAACCTGAGCTTCATCTCAACGCTCCTCTGCTGGCGCCAACAGGCGCCTGGGTTCGTCAGAAGGCATGCGCGCCGTGGGGGCCGACGGCGATGTTCACCTGCAGCAGGAGCTCGTGGACGTCCCGCTGCGCCCCCTCAAGAAAGCGCGAGCGATCGAGGTCGTACTGGAGTCGAAATCTGGAGTACTCGGAGGGGCTGAACTCCAACATCGCGGCATAGCGTGGAAGCAGGCGCTGGAGCGGCTGCCGCACGTCGTCGACGCTGACCACGTTCTCCGTCAGCAGATCCAGACGGCCACCCACTCGCCATTGGCCCGCAGCATCGAAGCGCCAGATCAGCTCGCTATAGCCCCCGCCCTGCCGCTTTTCGGCCTCGTGGATCGCGCCGTCAGAGGCCAGGGCGAGTCGCCCGGACGAGAGGCGCCCTAGGTACTCGGTCTGCCAGGTAATGCTCCTGTACGAGCTGAGCAGGTACTTGTAGGTGAGCTCGGCGTCGTAGACGAGGGTGCCCGGGGCGCTGAGGGCCATATCGGTCGGCAGGCCCTCGATGCGGCTCTGGGTCGAGTGACCGTAGATCAGCGACCCGCCGAGGAGAAGGACGTGATCGCCGACATCGAAGGAGGTCTTGAGCGAGCCGATGTACAAGACAGGGACGGCAGGGGCCTTGGCCGAGAGCGTCGCTCCGTCTGCCGTGGACAGCTCAAAGCCGGCGGCGTTGAAGGTCGGCGCCTGGTCGAAGGCCCCTTGATAGACCTCGGCGTGAGCCTGCAGCAGGTAGTCGAGGGGAGCCGTCCAGGAGAGCCGGACGCCGGGGTTCTTGAGCCCTTCGCCGCCGATCAGTCCCTCGTAGATCAGCGGTGGATCATTGAAGTCCCAAAGGTGCTTATGCAGGCCGTTGAGCCGCCCGAAGGCCGAGAGGAACTTCCCGACGCGGAGGCGGCACCCGAAGGGCAAGGAGCGCAGGTCGATGTACGCTTCTTCGATCTCGAGGCCATCAGGCTCGAGCGTGAGGACACCGAAGAAGTCGAAGTAGGGGTCGACCGCGGCGTTGAAGACCAGCTCGAAGTAGTTGAAGTTGATGCCGCGCAGCTTCCCGCCGCGATCGCTTTGCTCGAGCAGCCCGGGAAGGGCCAGGGCACTCGCCTCCCGATCCGCGAGGTTCGGCGCAGCGAAGGTGAGGTCGGTGATGATGGAGATCTCGGGATTGAAAGCGTTCTGGGTCGAGGCCGGCGCGCCCACGGGCGGTGGCCCGGGCGACGGGGTGCGCTCGGTCACCGCCTGCTCCAACGCCTCGATACGCCGCAGCAGCTCGACGCGGGAGGGCAAGGGCTCCGCTTCCCGCGCGGCGGGGGCGACGTGGTCGGCAGGCGCGCCATCCGATGGGTTCTGGGCGCGCGCCAGACCTGCGCCGAGCGGCGCGGGGACGAGCAGCAGGAGCGTCAGGCGACCCACGCAGGCTGCGCGGAGGCGACGAGGACGCTGGGACATGGCTTTACCTTCTCCGCGGGTGCAGACCCATGGCCGCCGCCGCCGCCGCCGCCGCCGCGCGCAGGCGGGCCGCGCAAGCGTGCCGTCCGCGTGCCCCTGACGATCAGGGCAGGAGCAAACAGTGATCAGGGATCGGTGACCACTAAAGCAGTGAATCACTGAATCAGGGGATCAAGGGATCAGGGGATCACACGAGCGGAGGCGAGGTCTTTGGCGCGACGCGCAGCAAGCCGGTCGATCGATCGGCGGCGGGCGCTGGGAGCCAGGGACCGCGGGAGGCCCCCCTGCCGCAAAAGCCAGCGCTGATCCCCCGCACGCCGTGGCGGAGCTTCTCGCTGAGGTTGGAGCGATCGGCCAGCGGACAGGAGGCGTGATCGTCGCCGCCGTGCGCCGCGCTGCCTTGCAGCAACGCCGAGCGCTGCTGCGGCGCGGGCGAAGGCGCCTGCCTTGCGGCCGCCGGCCCTTCCTCGATCGTTCGGTGCTGACCGCAGTAGCGATGGACGTGGGCGCGACCCAGCGGGGAAGACGACGCGATCGCGTGCAGCGCGCTGGCCAGCGGCGCCGAGAGCCAGAGGGCGACGAGCAAGGCCGAGCGATAGCGGAAGCCGTTGGAAGCCATCAGCGCGGGCACGCTATCAGCGCACCCGCGGGCTGGTCAACCGGCGCTGAGCCGCTTCTTGGTTGCGAGCGACCTGCCGGAGAGTCGTCCCTTCGAGGGCATTCCAATCCAAGCCCCAGATGGACGAGCGCGCAAATGTCACTTAACCTGCGAAAGTTCCAGGAGTCAATCTTCGAAGGTCAAGGGGCGGCCAAGGTCCCGGGGCCGGCGACCGGAGCTTGGAGGGCGCGTTCAACATGACGCCTCCGATCGGCAAGCGGCCTTGCTTCGCTCTGCTGCTATGGGCTGTGCTCGCCGGGTTCTTCCCCGGGGCTGCAGCGCACGCGAAGACCGCCTCGGCGCCCTTGACCATGCTCTGGGATGCCCCGCGCGGTCCCGCGGCTTCGGACGATGCGCTCCGTTGGCTAACCAAGCTCCGCGACGCCGTCTCGCGGCCGCGCGCGGGTTGCGATCGCCTCGCGCTCCCAGACCTGTCGTTGAGCAAGCCAGCCCGCGCCTTGCAGCTCAAGGTCGATCGCCAGCAACGCGCGGGGCGATCGCCGATCGTCTACCTGCAGGATCCAATCGCCGAGATCTTTATGGTCGTCGCCACCGACGTGCGCGGTTGCCCCTCGATCTTCGTCTCCGGTCGCGCCCTGCCCTTCGCGCAGCGGGCGATCATCAGCCCCTTCCCCAATGCGCGGCTGCCCGACCTACCCGAGGGCGCGGTGATCACGGCGATCGTGCAGGACTTCAAGACGATTCGTCCGTGGATCATGCTCGCCGACGAGACCCGCTTTGTCCGCGAGAACGCCCTGCTATGGGTCGGTGCAGGCGTCTACAGCGGTCTCCTGCTGATGATGATCGTCGTCGCCCTCGGCTTCGGCGCCTACGCGGGGAGCCGCGTCGCCTCGGCCTACGCCCTCTACTGCCTGGCGCTGCAGGTCTGGCTGGTGCAGAACTTCGGCATCGGCGCGGCGTGCTTCTCCTCCTGGCCGGGCCCGCAGTCCTTTCCGCTCTTGCAGGCGATCTCGGTCGCCGGCGTCGTGCTCGGCGTAGGTCTTGCCGTGCTCGAGTTTCTGCGGCTTCGCGGGCGCGCACGCGCCGCGGTCGGCGGCTTCGTCGTGCTCAGCGCGCTCGGCTTCCTCGCTTCGGCCTGGCATGCGGCGGGGTATCGCGTCGGGGCGGCCATTCTTTCCGGTCTGGCCCTGGCCACGATCGTCCAACTGGCGCGGGCGGTGGTTAGCGGCGATGCCTCGATCCGCCTCTTCACGCTCGGACTGGGCGCGACCATGATCGGTGGGGGCGTGCAGGCCTTTTCAGTCATCGGCACCGGCCTCCAGGTCAACCGTCTGGCGGCGTTCGCCTTTCCCCTCGGCAGCCTCGTTCAAGCCGCCTTCTGGCTCGCCGCGCTGATCATCCGCCGCCAGCGCGAGTTGAACGTGCTACGGGCCGAACAGGCGCAGGCACGCCTCGCGGATACGGTGCGGCAGGTTGGCGCGGACCTCAACTCGACCCTCGAGCTTCCGGAGGTGTTGGATCGGCTGCTCGGTCATGTGGCTCGCTTCGTGAGGTTCGATCAGGCGGTCGTGTTCGCGCTTGAAGGTGAAGGGATTCGTGTCGTCGCGTCGCGGGGCTTCGCTGCGCAGCAGCTCCCCTCGGGCCCCGTGCCCTTGGACGAGCTTCGCGCCTTGTCCAAGATCGCGCGAAGTGGCGAGCAGGTCCTTTGCACGCCGACATCCCCCTCCCCGGGCGAGGGGCACTACCTGGGCCTGCAACGGGTGTCGTCATGGCTCGCCCTACCGCTGCGGGCCCGCGACGAGGTCATCGGCATCCTCGCGCTGGACCGCAGGACGGGCGAGCCCTTTTCCGAGCGCGACCTGGATCTCGTGAACACCTTCACCGGGACGGCGGGCGTGGCCGCCCAGAACGCGCGGCTCTTTGGCGAGACGCGTTCGTTGGCGACGACGGATGGCCTGACGGGTCTGCTCAACCGCACGCATTTCTTCCACCTTGCCGAGCAGGAGCTACGACGCTGCCGCCGGCTCGGCGGTCCGGTCTCCGTGCTGATGGTGGACGTCGACCATTTCAAGCGGATCAACGACCGCTACGGCCACCAGGCCGGAGACCTGGTACTGGCCCGCGTGGGCGAATGCCTGAAGACGAAGATCCGCGAGATGGATCTCGTCGGGCGCTACGGCGGCGAGGAATTCGCAGCGCTCCTGCCCCAAACGCCCCCGCCCCTGGCGCGAGAGGTGGGGGAGCGCATCCGCCGAACCATCGAGGCCCTGAGCATCATGGTCGATGGGCAGACGATCCCCGTAACGCTCTCGGTCGGCGTCGCCGGCCGGGCCCAACCCGACGACCTGCCCGCTTTGTTGCGACAGGCGGACGCGGCCCTCTATCAAGCCAAGAGCGCCGGCCGCAACCGGGTCGTCGTGGCAACCGAGGAAGCGCCGCCTTCGACCTGAGCTGCTGCCGCCGGGCTCGCACCCCAGGTCGCTGCGCGGCCTCAGGGAAGCACGCCCTCCCACGGGTCGGCGACCAGCGTCAGGACCCGCTCGCCGACCCGGCGCCAGACGCCGCTGAAGCTGCGGCGACCCTCGAGATCGCGGACGGTCAGCGCGGTCCAGGGCGCATCGGCCGCGCCCGAAGGGGCGACCCGCAGTGCAGGCGCGCGCCTCACCTCGACGCTGCGCGTGTCGCGGCGCAGACCCGTGCGCAGCGCCTTCAGCGCGCTTTCCTTGGCGCTCCAGATCAGCGTCGCCGACTCGGCCTGCTGGTCGGCCGACAGCTCGGCGAGCCAGCGCTGCTCGGCAGGCGTGAAAAACTCACGAACAAAGGCGCCGCTGCGCGCCTCGACCTTCTCGAGGTCGGCGCCGAGCGCGATGCCCTCAGCCGCGAGCGCGGCGAGACCGTGGTCGGCGCAGTGGCTGAGCGAAAGCACGAGCGGCAGGGCAGTGCCGTCGAGTTGGGCCTCGGGCGCCCCGTCGCTCGCGGCCCGCACCTCGAGTCGCGCAAGCTCCTGAGGCGCGACCCCGAGCCGGTCAGCCAGCGCGCGCTTGGCCGTCCAGCGCCCCAGTCGCCACTGCCCGCGGCGCCGTGGCAGCAGCAGGCCGCCCTGGACCAGACGCTCTGCCGGCGCCAGCCACGCATCGCCCTCGGCAACAGCGGCCGCGGTTTGCAGCAACCAGGCCACGCCGGGCGGCAGCATCGCGATCTGCTCAGGCCGGCCGCGTCAGCTCGCGCTGCAGGCCGCGCTCGATCGCCTCGACCAGGTAGGGCCGCAGCCGTTCCGGCGGGATGATGTGATGCACCGAGCCCATCTTCTGCGCCCGGAAGATATCGTGGACGCGATCGTACTCCTCGGCGACCTCTCCGAGCTTCTCGGACTCGACGACGCGCATCAGGGCGTCGAGCCGCGCCCGCAAGCGCACCTTCTCGACCCCTTCGGCCTGCTGGCACTGGGCCTCGAGCTCGCGCATGCGCGCATCGTCCCGCGTGCGCTTGTCGACATCGCGCGAGAAGACGACGGCCGCCGCCGGAGCACCGCCGATGACCGAGGCGAAGGTGCCATCGAGGGCGGCCACCTCCATCCGCTCGTTGAGCTGGCTCGAGAACACGACGAAGGCACCGCCGTGGTAGCGCGAGACGACCGCGAAGACGATCGGTCCGCGGAAGTTGACCACGGCGCGACCGATCTCGGCGCCGTACTCGAGCTGCACGTTGCGCATCGACTCGGGCGAGCCGTCGAAGCCGGAGAGGTTCGCCAGCACCACGAGCGGGCGCCGACCGCCCACGCTGTTGATCGCGCGCGCCACCTTCTTCGAGGACTGAGGAAAGAGCGTCCCCGCGGTCCAGCGCCGCGGCCCGTCGGCCGGGACGAAGCCCAGGCGCGGCAGCGGCCGCGA
This genomic stretch from Pseudomonadota bacterium harbors:
- a CDS encoding zinc ABC transporter substrate-binding protein, with the translated sequence MKLRLIGVLAAAVVGFAHAGSAQAKRKIVVSYPYVASLVREIARERSEVAVLAKGDEDPHFVVPRPSFIGKLRQADLLIINGASLEIGFIPPLIRQASNPRILPSAPGFLDLSASVALIDKPRSLSRSEGDVHPEGNPHFILDWHNVPALARAIAEALGRIDRAGAAGYQQNLEAFLSRWRPRSAAWDRRAAPLRGQKLLQYHRLFNYFAGRTGMIIVGELEPKPGIPPTSRHLAELIEANGSGTVHLIAADAYHEQSSPAGLAKKLSARWAVLPHDLGAVPGVQDLFGLYDTLLARALP
- a CDS encoding diguanylate cyclase, translated to MTPPIGKRPCFALLLWAVLAGFFPGAAAHAKTASAPLTMLWDAPRGPAASDDALRWLTKLRDAVSRPRAGCDRLALPDLSLSKPARALQLKVDRQQRAGRSPIVYLQDPIAEIFMVVATDVRGCPSIFVSGRALPFAQRAIISPFPNARLPDLPEGAVITAIVQDFKTIRPWIMLADETRFVRENALLWVGAGVYSGLLLMMIVVALGFGAYAGSRVASAYALYCLALQVWLVQNFGIGAACFSSWPGPQSFPLLQAISVAGVVLGVGLAVLEFLRLRGRARAAVGGFVVLSALGFLASAWHAAGYRVGAAILSGLALATIVQLARAVVSGDASIRLFTLGLGATMIGGGVQAFSVIGTGLQVNRLAAFAFPLGSLVQAAFWLAALIIRRQRELNVLRAEQAQARLADTVRQVGADLNSTLELPEVLDRLLGHVARFVRFDQAVVFALEGEGIRVVASRGFAAQQLPSGPVPLDELRALSKIARSGEQVLCTPTSPSPGEGHYLGLQRVSSWLALPLRARDEVIGILALDRRTGEPFSERDLDLVNTFTGTAGVAAQNARLFGETRSLATTDGLTGLLNRTHFFHLAEQELRRCRRLGGPVSVLMVDVDHFKRINDRYGHQAGDLVLARVGECLKTKIREMDLVGRYGGEEFAALLPQTPPPLAREVGERIRRTIEALSIMVDGQTIPVTLSVGVAGRAQPDDLPALLRQADAALYQAKSAGRNRVVVATEEAPPST
- a CDS encoding 4'-phosphopantetheinyl transferase superfamily protein; the encoded protein is MLPPGVAWLLQTAAAVAEGDAWLAPAERLVQGGLLLPRRRGQWRLGRWTAKRALADRLGVAPQELARLEVRAASDGAPEAQLDGTALPLVLSLSHCADHGLAALAAEGIALGADLEKVEARSGAFVREFFTPAEQRWLAELSADQQAESATLIWSAKESALKALRTGLRRDTRSVEVRRAPALRVAPSGAADAPWTALTVRDLEGRRSFSGVWRRVGERVLTLVADPWEGVLP